One genomic segment of Rivularia sp. PCC 7116 includes these proteins:
- a CDS encoding PEP-CTERM sorting domain-containing protein (PEP-CTERM proteins occur, often in large numbers, in the proteomes of bacteria that also encode an exosortase, a predicted intramembrane cysteine proteinase. The presence of a PEP-CTERM domain at a protein's C-terminus predicts cleavage within the sorting domain, followed by covalent anchoring to some some component of the (usually Gram-negative) cell surface. Many PEP-CTERM proteins exhibit an unusual sequence composition that includes large numbers of potential glycosylation sites. Expression of one such protein has been shown restore the ability of a bacterium to form floc, a type of biofilm.): protein MNTKHKLIQKLILVAAPVLASSVLAISPSRAATFALSAAEFEFENFSQSPSGVLASTDTDTFSFEENGVAEATAEANAIFLQSTEGGTNFNFTEAFGENQEYLAFAESESELIGSFEIEADNSFSFDFVANLDLATSIDNPPSENARAAGEISFFLFDIDNNTVLDSFDLIGNLTTEGDNDFVALQASDNVNFNQESVNPNFGGLEESLEASVEGSYKRLFTRNTNLALVEFKQNRVLVQAPEPSASLALLVSSGVIGVIMKRRRK, encoded by the coding sequence ATGAATACAAAACACAAATTGATTCAAAAGTTGATTCTAGTTGCTGCTCCCGTCTTAGCCAGTTCAGTTTTAGCTATTTCACCAAGTAGAGCCGCGACTTTTGCCTTGTCTGCCGCAGAATTTGAATTTGAAAATTTTAGCCAATCCCCTTCGGGTGTTTTAGCTTCTACAGATACTGATACTTTTAGTTTCGAGGAAAATGGAGTTGCAGAGGCAACAGCCGAAGCAAATGCAATTTTTTTACAATCTACAGAAGGTGGAACTAACTTTAATTTCACTGAAGCGTTTGGTGAGAATCAAGAATATTTAGCTTTTGCGGAAAGTGAATCTGAATTGATAGGTAGTTTTGAAATAGAGGCAGATAACAGTTTTTCTTTTGACTTTGTAGCGAATTTAGACTTAGCGACATCGATTGATAATCCTCCTTCTGAAAATGCTAGGGCTGCTGGAGAAATATCTTTCTTTCTGTTTGATATTGACAACAACACCGTTTTAGATTCTTTCGATTTGATAGGAAATTTAACTACGGAAGGTGACAACGATTTTGTTGCACTGCAAGCAAGCGATAATGTAAATTTCAACCAGGAATCTGTTAATCCTAATTTTGGTGGATTGGAAGAATCTTTAGAAGCTTCTGTAGAAGGCTCCTATAAGCGTCTTTTTACTAGGAACACAAATTTGGCATTGGTTGAGTTTAAACAAAACAGAGTTTTGGTTCAAGCTCCCGAGCCTTCAGCAAGTCTGGCTTTGCTCGTATCTAGTGGCGTTATTGGAGTAATCATGAAACGCCGTCGTAAATAG
- a CDS encoding microviridin/marinostatin family tricyclic proteinase inhibitor: MQKNSSSSVPFLARYLEAGYLAELSEKEMDDIQGGIRYGYRDSRNIVHTLKYPSDSEDSNSSYHSSIGKYVSDRKDIDSDGYWKGKKYKSDIYNAIVVTHKYPSDSDDFGADF; the protein is encoded by the coding sequence TTGCAAAAAAACTCGTCGTCATCCGTGCCGTTTTTAGCTCGTTATTTAGAAGCAGGATACCTTGCAGAATTATCCGAAAAAGAAATGGATGATATACAAGGAGGTATTAGATATGGGTATAGGGATTCTAGGAATATAGTTCATACCTTAAAATACCCATCTGATAGCGAAGATAGCAACTCAAGCTACCATTCTAGTATCGGGAAGTATGTTTCTGATAGGAAGGATATTGATTCTGATGGTTATTGGAAAGGTAAAAAGTACAAGTCTGATATTTACAACGCCATTGTAGTTACCCATAAGTATCCTTCAGACAGCGATGATTTTGGAGCAGACTTTTAA
- a CDS encoding peptidylprolyl isomerase, whose amino-acid sequence MKNILSISSQEIIHYLKISCQVPDVIEGIAIKKIIADIAKQADITVSEDELQQEGDRLRFAKKLVKATDTWAWLKRHHLALNEFEELAYNNIIWDKVAHHLFSDTVESFFYQNQFDFMAAATYEVVLDDYDLALELFYGIQENELTFPEIAREYISNPQSRRAAGYQGIKQRNDFRPEVAAAVFAAKPPQVIKPITINKSVYLIWVEEIIQPDLNDELREQIITDLFDDWLKQQIQQMEISTSLDSNSDNQASPDSLMQA is encoded by the coding sequence ATGAAAAATATCTTATCTATATCTTCTCAAGAGATAATCCATTATTTGAAAATATCTTGCCAAGTCCCTGATGTCATTGAGGGGATAGCCATCAAGAAAATTATTGCCGACATTGCTAAACAAGCAGACATCACAGTCAGTGAAGATGAGTTACAGCAGGAAGGAGATAGATTAAGGTTTGCGAAAAAACTTGTGAAAGCTACTGATACTTGGGCATGGCTGAAAAGACATCATCTTGCTCTGAATGAGTTTGAAGAACTAGCCTACAACAATATAATTTGGGACAAGGTAGCTCATCACCTATTTTCTGATACAGTCGAATCCTTTTTTTATCAAAACCAATTTGATTTTATGGCTGCAGCTACTTATGAGGTTGTTTTAGATGACTATGATTTGGCTTTGGAGCTATTTTATGGAATTCAGGAAAACGAATTAACTTTCCCAGAAATTGCTCGCGAGTATATCTCAAATCCGCAATCGCGCCGCGCGGCTGGATACCAAGGGATTAAACAGCGCAATGATTTTCGTCCAGAAGTTGCCGCAGCAGTATTTGCTGCTAAACCTCCACAAGTTATCAAACCTATTACCATTAACAAAAGTGTTTATCTGATTTGGGTTGAGGAAATTATTCAACCTGATTTAAATGATGAGTTACGCGAACAAATTATTACGGATTTATTCGATGATTGGTTAAAACAACAAATTCAACAGATGGAAATTTCCACTTCACTTGATTCAAATAGCGACAACCAAGCATCTCCAGATTCGTTAATGCAGGCTTAA
- a CDS encoding HlyD family efflux transporter periplasmic adaptor subunit: protein MPYTEYNSSSLARKDESQIYTPPPNKEYTDKKSSEDIVEDSEEYFYGTEELLDALPKVWTRSLLYVLIGFVGFGIPWSMVSTIDETGSARGRIEPLGAIRKLDSITGGKVNIVKVKEGDTVRSGQILVELDNSTVKPELERTKEKLSGLEKQVSQLNLLKKQVDLTLSTQEQQNQSLIEEKKAQINQAAQNLNAKQSTYNLQNLEKQALVSQAEQRIQTFLNERKSAKARLDIDENQVERYSKLLKDGAVSAAQIDSLRKEQQESKRVYDKAKSDIKQAELRLAEEQNRYQTTMNQLKSDIEQAKLQLAEQNSSYRSAVDAGKLALLKTQQQLKELQNQINSTKSQIAQTRSEITSLQIQMQNRIVRSPIDGIVFELPVSKPGEVLQPGQRIAKIAPKGGGFVLKAQMPVKETGFLKKGMPVKVKFDAYPFQEYGILPGKVSWISPDSKIEPKAPAGTESYELRISLKNPYIQNGSRRIPLTPGQTANAEVVIRQRRVIDFLLDPFKKLQKGGLEL from the coding sequence ATGCCTTATACAGAATATAATTCATCTTCTTTAGCGAGGAAGGATGAATCTCAAATTTACACTCCCCCTCCTAATAAAGAATATACAGACAAAAAATCATCCGAAGATATTGTCGAAGATTCCGAAGAATATTTCTATGGTACGGAAGAACTTCTAGATGCTTTACCAAAAGTTTGGACTCGTTCTTTACTCTATGTTTTAATTGGTTTTGTTGGTTTTGGTATACCATGGTCAATGGTTTCTACAATCGATGAAACTGGTAGTGCAAGAGGGCGAATAGAACCTTTAGGAGCAATTCGTAAATTAGATAGTATAACTGGCGGTAAAGTGAATATCGTCAAAGTAAAAGAAGGTGATACAGTCAGAAGCGGACAAATTCTTGTAGAACTAGATAACAGTACAGTCAAACCAGAATTGGAACGAACCAAAGAGAAACTATCGGGTTTAGAAAAACAAGTATCGCAGTTGAATCTGCTAAAAAAACAAGTAGATTTAACACTTAGTACTCAAGAGCAACAAAACCAGTCTTTAATTGAGGAGAAAAAAGCCCAGATTAATCAAGCGGCTCAAAATCTCAATGCTAAACAAAGTACCTATAATTTGCAAAATTTAGAGAAGCAGGCATTAGTCTCTCAAGCAGAGCAGCGGATTCAAACTTTTCTTAACGAACGTAAATCGGCGAAAGCGCGCTTAGATATAGATGAAAATCAAGTCGAGCGCTATAGCAAGCTTTTGAAAGATGGTGCTGTCTCCGCAGCTCAAATTGACAGTCTTAGAAAGGAACAACAAGAAAGCAAACGAGTCTACGATAAAGCCAAATCGGATATCAAACAAGCTGAGTTACGTTTAGCTGAAGAACAAAATCGCTATCAGACAACTATGAATCAGTTGAAATCTGATATTGAACAAGCCAAACTACAGTTAGCCGAGCAGAATAGTAGTTATAGAAGTGCAGTCGATGCTGGAAAACTTGCTTTACTAAAAACTCAGCAGCAACTTAAAGAATTGCAAAATCAAATCAATTCCACAAAATCACAAATTGCTCAAACCAGAAGCGAGATAACGTCACTACAAATTCAGATGCAAAATCGCATAGTGCGATCGCCCATTGATGGGATTGTGTTTGAGCTACCTGTTTCTAAACCCGGAGAAGTGTTACAACCTGGACAAAGAATTGCCAAAATTGCTCCTAAAGGTGGGGGTTTTGTGCTCAAAGCTCAGATGCCGGTTAAGGAAACTGGTTTTTTGAAAAAAGGGATGCCTGTAAAAGTTAAGTTTGATGCCTATCCTTTTCAGGAATATGGAATTCTGCCAGGAAAAGTTAGCTGGATTTCTCCAGATTCAAAAATTGAACCGAAGGCTCCAGCAGGTACGGAAAGTTATGAATTAAGAATTTCACTTAAAAATCCTTATATACAAAATGGTTCTCGACGCATTCCCTTAACTCCTGGGCAAACGGCTAATGCTGAAGTAGTTATCCGCCAGCGACGTGTAATTGATTTTCTTTTAGATCCATTTAAGAAACTGCAAAAAGGAGGTTTAGAACTTTAA
- a CDS encoding peptidase domain-containing ABC transporter: MQNVISQEQLYENIIATFGENLTRQEIQSCLKGLEIVEPKVTKLFWQLLEAKPGIFIVLAGKVRLLDDSDNLIATLSSGASFGEQSLFSEQNFIPCAARASTSLKLGFISLETIHDLMERYPQIRQRFWRRAEYWDLLLLCDRKFQLSRSSSTEKIFKALCLFERYSIEVGENNLQLFTDNKLLLLRQGELKNVSNQTLSPGNIYTEIDGRWEVTQPTIAYSLKSSNLALAVDEWKELAAWINPSEEFLPKEAPPRRQANKEFPKAEGRASDSKIIPFPSRAPQKQKAKPFFPSPKTKAIHLWQRFSKQYPFYAQQSASDCGCACLVMIGRHWGKKLAVNQVRNIANVNRSGASLKSLAAAAESIGFASKPVQASFDKLAQQSLPAIVHWEGKHYIVVYEIAHKHVIVCDPAIGQRRLTYGEFNDKWTGYALLLQPTIGINKVKEEATGVWRFYELVKPHYWVLLEVFMASILLQIFGLITPLFTQLLLDRVIVQGSISTLNAIGLGLLIFGFFSILVNAVREYLLFHTANRISVAMLVGFLKHTFSLPLSYFESRFVGDITSRIEENEKIQSFLTGETLSILLDLITIVVYLAVMFWYNWQMTLLSLLIVPPFFILAFASTSILRRMSREIFNAGVEQDSYLIQSLTGIRSVRSMAIEHTVRWRWEELLNDLIKKSFRAQIIGTRLQIISGSIDTVMSTALLWYGAYLVINNQLTIGQLIAFNMLMGNVISPFKRLSGVWNEFQEIMISTERINDVLQAEPEEDLLASSRRHIFKLDGHIRFENVTFRYHSESDSNVLENLNFEIQPEQMVAIVGRSGSGKTTLSKLILGLYPPSDGKVLVDGHDVAKISLKSLRRQIGVVDQDNFLFGGTIRENISIAHPEATLEEIIEAAHLAGADEFIQALPMGYENQIGEGGGMLSGGQRQRLVIARALLGNPQLLIFDEATSSLDAETERVIQNNLKTILKGRTSLIIAHRLSTVRNADLILVLDKGLLVESGTHDELIAKKGHYYYLNQQQLPQAG, encoded by the coding sequence ATGCAGAATGTAATTTCCCAAGAGCAGCTATACGAAAATATTATCGCTACCTTTGGTGAAAATCTTACCAGGCAAGAGATACAAAGCTGTTTAAAGGGATTAGAAATTGTTGAACCAAAAGTCACAAAGTTGTTTTGGCAGTTATTGGAAGCCAAGCCCGGTATTTTTATAGTACTTGCGGGTAAAGTTAGACTTCTTGATGATTCGGATAATTTAATTGCAACTTTGTCATCAGGTGCATCTTTTGGAGAACAAAGTTTATTCAGCGAACAAAACTTTATTCCTTGCGCTGCGAGAGCTTCAACTTCTTTGAAGCTTGGCTTTATCAGCCTTGAAACAATACACGACTTAATGGAAAGGTATCCGCAAATCCGGCAGCGATTCTGGAGACGAGCGGAATACTGGGATCTATTGCTGCTGTGCGATCGCAAGTTTCAATTGTCGCGCAGTTCTTCCACAGAGAAAATATTCAAAGCTTTATGTTTATTTGAACGATATAGTATCGAAGTTGGAGAAAATAATCTTCAACTATTTACAGATAATAAACTGCTGCTGCTGCGGCAGGGTGAATTAAAAAATGTCTCCAACCAAACATTATCTCCAGGAAATATTTATACAGAGATCGATGGTAGATGGGAAGTGACTCAACCGACTATCGCCTATAGTCTTAAAAGCTCGAACTTGGCATTAGCTGTTGATGAGTGGAAAGAATTGGCAGCTTGGATAAATCCTTCAGAAGAATTCTTGCCTAAAGAAGCTCCCCCTCGCAGACAAGCTAATAAGGAATTTCCCAAAGCCGAGGGGCGTGCTAGCGATAGTAAAATTATTCCATTCCCTTCTCGGGCACCCCAAAAGCAAAAGGCAAAACCTTTCTTTCCTAGCCCTAAAACTAAGGCTATACATTTATGGCAACGCTTTAGCAAACAATATCCTTTTTACGCTCAGCAAAGTGCGTCTGACTGCGGCTGTGCTTGTTTGGTAATGATTGGCAGACATTGGGGTAAAAAATTAGCTGTCAATCAGGTGCGGAATATTGCCAATGTCAACCGGAGTGGTGCATCTTTAAAAAGTTTGGCTGCTGCTGCTGAAAGTATAGGTTTCGCAAGCAAACCCGTGCAAGCCAGCTTTGATAAGTTGGCACAACAATCTTTACCGGCAATTGTCCATTGGGAAGGCAAACATTACATTGTCGTGTATGAGATCGCTCACAAGCACGTTATAGTTTGCGATCCCGCTATTGGGCAGCGCAGATTAACTTACGGCGAGTTTAATGATAAGTGGACTGGTTATGCATTGTTGTTGCAACCTACCATAGGTATCAACAAAGTCAAAGAAGAGGCAACAGGTGTTTGGAGATTTTATGAATTAGTTAAACCCCATTACTGGGTACTACTTGAAGTCTTCATGGCTTCAATATTGCTGCAAATTTTTGGATTAATAACACCGCTATTTACACAACTTTTACTAGACAGAGTAATTGTTCAAGGCAGCATATCGACTCTAAACGCCATTGGTTTGGGACTTTTAATCTTTGGTTTCTTTAGTATTTTGGTTAACGCCGTGCGGGAATATTTGCTATTTCATACAGCTAACCGCATTAGTGTTGCCATGCTGGTAGGGTTTCTGAAACATACTTTTAGCTTGCCTCTGTCTTATTTTGAGTCGCGCTTTGTAGGTGATATAACTTCCCGAATTGAGGAAAATGAAAAGATTCAGAGTTTTCTAACTGGCGAAACGCTTTCCATACTTTTAGATTTAATTACCATAGTTGTTTATCTAGCCGTCATGTTTTGGTACAACTGGCAGATGACATTGTTATCGCTGTTGATTGTGCCACCGTTTTTTATCTTGGCTTTTGCAAGTACAAGTATTTTACGGCGAATGTCTAGAGAGATTTTCAACGCTGGAGTGGAGCAAGATAGCTATTTGATTCAATCGCTCACAGGTATTCGTTCGGTGCGAAGTATGGCGATTGAGCATACTGTGCGCTGGCGTTGGGAAGAACTGTTAAATGATTTGATTAAGAAAAGCTTCCGAGCGCAGATTATTGGTACTCGCTTGCAAATTATTAGTGGCAGTATCGATACCGTCATGAGTACGGCATTACTTTGGTATGGTGCTTATTTAGTAATTAATAATCAGTTGACTATTGGACAATTAATTGCCTTCAACATGTTGATGGGTAATGTAATTAGTCCTTTTAAACGGCTTTCAGGAGTATGGAATGAATTTCAAGAAATTATGATTTCTACCGAACGCATTAACGATGTGTTGCAAGCGGAACCAGAAGAAGATTTACTCGCATCTTCCCGCAGACATATATTTAAGCTAGACGGACACATTCGTTTTGAAAATGTCACATTTCGTTATCACTCAGAAAGCGATAGTAATGTACTAGAAAATTTGAACTTTGAGATCCAGCCAGAGCAAATGGTAGCAATAGTAGGGCGTAGCGGCTCTGGAAAAACTACGCTATCAAAATTAATTTTGGGTTTATATCCTCCATCGGATGGTAAAGTTCTCGTTGACGGTCATGATGTTGCTAAAATCTCGTTAAAATCTCTTCGCAGACAGATAGGTGTAGTAGATCAAGATAATTTTTTATTTGGTGGAACTATCCGAGAGAATATTAGCATTGCTCACCCAGAAGCAACTCTTGAAGAAATCATCGAAGCGGCGCATTTGGCTGGAGCAGATGAATTTATACAGGCGTTGCCGATGGGTTACGAAAATCAAATCGGTGAAGGCGGCGGTATGTTATCTGGAGGGCAACGCCAACGTTTGGTAATAGCCCGTGCTTTGTTAGGCAATCCCCAGTTGCTAATTTTTGACGAAGCAACCAGTAGTTTGGATGCTGAAACAGAAAGAGTAATTCAAAACAATTTAAAAACTATTCTGAAAGGACGTACTAGCTTAATCATTGCTCATCGTTTGTCTACGGTACGTAATGCCGATTTAATCCTAGTTTTAGATAAAGGTTTATTGGTAGAAAGCGGCACTCATGATGAGTTAATTGCTAAGAAAGGTCATTATTACTATCTGAATCAGCAGCAATTACCGCAGGCGGGATAG
- a CDS encoding DUF4910 domain-containing protein, with product MQLQTLPYLQSSHNSEIGEELYQLISKLYPICRSITGNGFRETLNIINQHIPLQIHEVPTGTQVFDWNIPKEWNIKDACIKNSQGERIVDFANSNLHAINYSIPVRKKVSLAELKEHLFTIPEYPDWIPYRTSYYQEMWGFCLSHNQYLELRDEEYEVYIDSSLEPGCLTYGEYFIQGKTADEVLISCHACHPSLCNDNLSGISIAVFLAEYLTCFQPHYSYRFIFIPGTIGSIAWLAINEENVSRIKHGLVLTCLGDSGSFTYKKSRRGNTEIDNVVTYVLSSSAEENKVIDFFPYGYDERQYCSPGFNLPVGCLMRSPHNSFPEYHTSADNLDFVQPQYLAESFFKCISIVNILENNRVYYNQNPKCEPQLGKRGLYEADIDSQDRKLNRMAILWILNLSDGNHTLLEITQKSGIVFDEIKQAADVLLKYNLLASSPKDGL from the coding sequence ATGCAGCTACAAACTCTACCCTATTTACAAAGCTCTCATAATTCAGAAATAGGTGAAGAACTTTATCAATTAATCTCTAAACTATATCCTATCTGTCGCAGTATCACTGGTAATGGCTTTAGAGAAACACTGAACATTATTAATCAACATATTCCATTACAAATTCATGAGGTTCCTACAGGTACTCAAGTCTTTGATTGGAATATTCCTAAAGAATGGAATATTAAAGATGCTTGTATAAAAAACTCCCAAGGTGAGAGAATCGTAGATTTTGCTAATTCAAATCTACACGCGATTAACTACAGTATTCCAGTTCGTAAAAAAGTTTCTCTTGCCGAACTGAAGGAACATTTATTCACAATTCCAGAATATCCCGATTGGATTCCTTACCGCACTTCTTACTATCAAGAAATGTGGGGATTTTGCTTAAGTCACAACCAGTACTTGGAATTGCGAGATGAAGAATACGAAGTTTATATTGATTCTTCTCTCGAACCGGGCTGTCTCACCTATGGTGAATATTTTATACAAGGAAAAACAGCAGATGAAGTCTTAATTTCTTGCCATGCTTGTCACCCTTCACTTTGTAATGATAATCTTTCTGGAATCTCAATTGCTGTCTTTTTAGCTGAATATCTTACTTGCTTTCAACCACATTATTCCTACCGCTTTATCTTCATTCCAGGAACTATTGGCTCGATCGCATGGCTGGCAATAAATGAAGAGAATGTTTCTCGAATCAAACATGGTTTAGTATTAACTTGCTTGGGAGATAGTGGTAGTTTTACTTATAAAAAAAGTCGTCGTGGCAATACCGAAATTGATAATGTTGTTACCTATGTTCTTAGTAGTAGCGCCGAAGAGAACAAAGTAATTGACTTCTTCCCTTATGGTTATGACGAACGTCAATATTGCTCTCCAGGCTTTAATTTACCCGTTGGTTGCTTGATGCGATCGCCACACAATTCTTTTCCGGAATATCATACATCAGCAGATAATTTAGATTTTGTTCAACCTCAATATCTTGCAGAATCATTTTTTAAATGTATTTCTATTGTAAATATTCTGGAAAATAATCGAGTATATTACAATCAAAACCCTAAATGCGAACCACAGTTAGGAAAAAGGGGTTTATATGAAGCAGATATTGATTCTCAAGATAGAAAACTAAATAGAATGGCAATCCTCTGGATTTTGAATTTATCTGACGGCAATCATACCCTGCTAGAGATTACCCAAAAGTCAGGAATCGTATTTGATGAAATTAAACAAGCTGCTGATGTCTTGTTGAAATACAATTTATTGGCTTCTTCACCTAAAGACGGGCTTTAA
- a CDS encoding glutamate-1-semialdehyde 2,1-aminomutase, with product MTLANYNLNKQSFQQSKNLQQKSHSLIPGGCHTYAKGDDQFPVSSPAFIVRGKGCHAWDVDGNEFIEYGMGLRAVTLGHGYPPVVETAYQQMLLGNNFTRPATIEMECAEALLSWVPGAEMVKFAKDGSTTTTAAITLARAYTGRDMVAVCGNHPFFSYNDWYIGSTPISAGIPQVIQDLTVKFNFNDIESVKTLFVNHPGKIACVILEPAKYEDPSDNFLHQVQKLCQENGAVFILDEMITGFRWLTGNAQNYYGVVPDLSTFGKGMGNGFAVSALAGKREIMELGGIYHDKKRVFLLSSTHGAENHALAAAIATMNIFREEEVIEQLYQKGERLRKGIDRAIATHQLQDYFQVIGKPCNLVYATRDENKQASQAFRTLFLQETIKRGLIMPSLVVSFSHSDRDIDSTIAAVDESLLIYRKALENGIENYLIGPSVKPVFRKYC from the coding sequence ATGACTTTAGCTAACTACAATTTAAATAAACAGTCTTTTCAACAATCAAAGAATTTACAGCAGAAAAGCCATTCTTTGATTCCTGGTGGTTGCCATACTTATGCCAAAGGTGATGACCAATTTCCAGTTTCCTCACCTGCCTTTATTGTTAGAGGTAAAGGTTGTCATGCATGGGATGTGGATGGTAATGAATTTATAGAATACGGAATGGGGCTACGTGCTGTCACTTTGGGACATGGTTATCCACCTGTGGTAGAAACAGCTTATCAACAAATGCTGCTTGGTAATAATTTTACCCGCCCAGCAACTATTGAAATGGAATGTGCTGAGGCTCTGCTTAGTTGGGTTCCCGGTGCAGAAATGGTCAAGTTTGCTAAAGATGGCTCTACTACTACTACCGCTGCAATTACTCTGGCAAGGGCTTACACGGGACGAGATATGGTTGCCGTTTGTGGCAATCATCCTTTCTTTTCTTATAATGACTGGTACATTGGCAGTACCCCCATATCTGCTGGCATTCCCCAAGTAATTCAAGATTTGACAGTTAAATTTAATTTTAATGATATTGAAAGTGTTAAAACCCTTTTTGTTAATCATCCTGGAAAGATTGCTTGTGTCATTTTAGAACCAGCTAAATATGAAGATCCCTCTGACAATTTTCTCCATCAGGTACAAAAACTCTGTCAAGAAAATGGGGCAGTTTTCATTTTAGATGAGATGATTACTGGATTTCGTTGGTTAACTGGTAACGCTCAAAATTACTATGGTGTTGTTCCCGACTTATCAACATTTGGAAAAGGCATGGGAAATGGTTTCGCTGTTTCTGCGCTTGCTGGTAAACGAGAAATCATGGAGTTAGGTGGAATTTACCACGATAAAAAGCGCGTATTTCTGCTCTCTAGCACCCACGGAGCAGAAAACCATGCTTTAGCTGCTGCGATTGCTACCATGAACATTTTTCGAGAAGAAGAGGTAATAGAGCAACTTTACCAAAAAGGGGAAAGATTACGCAAAGGAATCGATCGGGCGATCGCCACTCATCAACTTCAAGATTACTTTCAGGTGATTGGCAAACCTTGTAATTTAGTTTATGCAACCCGCGACGAAAATAAACAAGCATCTCAGGCATTTAGAACTTTATTTCTGCAAGAAACCATCAAACGAGGGTTAATTATGCCTTCTCTTGTAGTCAGTTTTTCTCATAGCGATCGAGATATTGATAGTACCATTGCGGCGGTTGATGAATCTTTGCTGATTTATCGAAAAGCTTTAGAAAATGGAATAGAAAACTATTTAATTGGTCCTTCTGTGAAACCTGTATTTAGAAAATATTGTTAA
- a CDS encoding PIG-L deacetylase family protein — MIKIHFERADESELKVLCLGAHCDDIEIGCGGTILKLIENYTNINICWVVFSSNEQRALEATASSNIFLKEVSQKTVVINSFPDGFLSFQAKEVKESFEELKQVFFPDLILTHYRQDRHQDHRLISDLTWNTFRNHLILEYEIPKYDGDLGIPNFFVNLDEALCRQKIQYLMSAFPTQSNKQWFTEETFRSIMRIRGIESNSPSNYAEAFHCRKAVF, encoded by the coding sequence ATGATAAAAATTCATTTTGAACGAGCAGATGAATCTGAGTTAAAAGTTCTTTGTTTGGGTGCCCATTGCGATGATATTGAAATTGGCTGTGGAGGTACAATTTTAAAACTAATTGAAAATTACACTAACATAAATATTTGTTGGGTAGTTTTTAGTTCTAACGAGCAAAGAGCGCTAGAAGCTACGGCAAGTAGCAATATATTTTTAAAAGAAGTATCGCAAAAAACAGTAGTAATTAACAGTTTTCCAGATGGCTTTCTGTCTTTCCAAGCTAAAGAAGTAAAAGAATCTTTTGAAGAACTAAAACAAGTCTTTTTCCCAGATTTAATTTTGACTCATTATCGACAAGATAGACATCAAGACCATCGTTTGATTTCTGACTTAACTTGGAACACTTTTAGAAATCATTTAATTCTTGAATATGAAATTCCTAAATATGATGGCGACCTCGGAATTCCCAACTTCTTTGTCAATTTAGACGAAGCACTCTGTCGTCAAAAAATTCAATACTTGATGAGTGCCTTTCCCACGCAAAGTAATAAACAATGGTTTACAGAAGAAACTTTTCGCTCAATTATGAGAATCCGAGGCATTGAATCTAATTCACCCAGTAATTATGCTGAAGCATTTCACTGTCGGAAAGCTGTTTTTTAA